A window of Nitrososphaera sp. genomic DNA:
TGAATGTAGAGGTCCTGCTCGCCAGTAATCGCGCCCTGCTTTTCGAGCCTGCGTGCTCCCTCCTCAAAAGTTTCGCGGTTCCATGCAAGATAGTAGCCACGTCCGCCTGCCGCTCCGTGGAGTTTTACGATGCACAGACCGTCTATTTCATCCTTTGAAGCGATTGAGCGCGGCGTGCGAAGACCAGCCTCAACCATCAACTTCTCCTTCATGGCCCTGTCAGCCTCCCAGCGCAGGATCCACTTGTTGCCAAAAATCGGCGTCTTTATTCCCTCTATCTCGTCCATTGCCAGCTGCGAGATTAGAGTGCCGTGGGGAATTAGTACCGCGTGAGCTTTTTCCAACCTAGCGTTTATCTGTTCGTCCCGAAACGCGTCTGAGAGAGATCCAACCTCCAAAATCTCATCGATAAAACCAAATCGGCGGTAAAGTCCAAGTCGTCTGGACTCGGAGATAAGCATTGTTTTGAAGCCCTCGTCCTTGGCGCCTTTGAGCACCTGAAGCGCGCAGTGTGAACCGAGCGTAGCGATGCACTGCCCTCGAGCGTCTTTTTGTGAAAACGATCTGGCCTTTCTCTTTTTGGCAGACGATGCCTGCGACTTTTTTCGCGCCATTCTCCTACTACATGACTGGTCAATATGCCGATTTTAAAATCCTATCATCCCACCCCTTTGCTATTTATTGTCAGCAGCCAGAGAAATGGTCGATTGGAGCAGAGAATTGCGCATACTGCAGAACATGCTTTTATTGGCAGTCTTCAGCGAGTGCTTGGCCAAACCCTTCAGGTGAGAAAGGTAGAGCACAAACCAGACGGGGTAACGACTGCGCATATTGTAATTCCGAGCCTAGAACTTGACAAAGTTGTAGAGGCTGAAAGAATTACAAATTCTGTCATTTTGGAAGGCAGAGCGGTAACTACTCGAGTCTACGACTCACTTGAAGAGGCAAGAGCGGCTAATCCGGGGCTTCGGGCCAACGAGGACAGAATTTCAGGGAGCGTCAGGGTGGTGCGTATCGAAGGGCATGACGTAGCGGCATGTAACATGAACCATGCCAATAATCTGACAGAATGTGATTTCTTTCTCGTCAGCCGGATCTCGAAGAGCGGTAGCGAATTTGAAGTCGATTTTGTGATAGGAAAGGAGGCCCGTGATGCGGCAATAGAGATTTCTGCCAAATTTCATTGGATTTGTAGAGATCTTGGCGCCAGCCCAAATACTATTGAACCCACGACAAAAAAGATAAAGTCCGAGCTGGAAGCCTGCAAATCAAGGCTAAACTCCATATCGACAATAAGCTTGGAAGAGATTCCAATGAAAATTTTGGGCCAAGGTACTGGTGAAAAAGTTGAGGCATACTGCACACTAGTCTCTCATCTCAGCGATGACAGAATAATCGAGTTTGCGGGAGAAAAGATTAGCTCCAAAGGTAGTCCTACGCTGGTATGCATTGCAAACGAAAGCGGTGACAGTGCAAGAATTGTACTGGCCATCAGTGAACGTGTATCTGACAAAGTCAATCTGAACCAGCTGTTTAGACAGC
This region includes:
- a CDS encoding formate--phosphoribosylaminoimidazolecarboxamide ligase produces the protein MARKKSQASSAKKRKARSFSQKDARGQCIATLGSHCALQVLKGAKDEGFKTMLISESRRLGLYRRFGFIDEILEVGSLSDAFRDEQINARLEKAHAVLIPHGTLISQLAMDEIEGIKTPIFGNKWILRWEADRAMKEKLMVEAGLRTPRSIASKDEIDGLCIVKLHGAAGGRGYYLAWNRETFEEGARRLEKQGAITGEQDLYIQEFVRGVTVYLQYFYSPVTGELELLGLDRRYESDIDGIGRIPAKQQLGVQIEPSYNVIGNFPLVLRESLLEEVYKMGENFVSAAERLVPPGMPGPFCLEGVYDSEGKFTTFEFSARIVAGTNLYVDGSPYSSLLYDEPMSMGRRIAREIKIARSKGTLDKVLT
- a CDS encoding DHHA1 domain-containing protein, which produces MEQRIAHTAEHAFIGSLQRVLGQTLQVRKVEHKPDGVTTAHIVIPSLELDKVVEAERITNSVILEGRAVTTRVYDSLEEARAANPGLRANEDRISGSVRVVRIEGHDVAACNMNHANNLTECDFFLVSRISKSGSEFEVDFVIGKEARDAAIEISAKFHWICRDLGASPNTIEPTTKKIKSELEACKSRLNSISTISLEEIPMKILGQGTGEKVEAYCTLVSHLSDDRIIEFAGEKISSKGSPTLVCIANESGDSARIVLAISERVSDKVNLNQLFRQHSAGSGKGGGRPHFVTGIIPSEGVQSFLDAILREFAAGLPVRVG